The Dermacentor albipictus isolate Rhodes 1998 colony chromosome 2, USDA_Dalb.pri_finalv2, whole genome shotgun sequence genome has a segment encoding these proteins:
- the Myd88 gene encoding myeloid differentiation primary response protein MyD88 yields the protein MPDRPIMAYPRLPEPSSAELAPNNFQDIPISAVGLKCRAILAMRLDVPQLLLGPSGHRDWRGLALLVGLSCDEVELLKEQGKSPTASLLEQWDARSGQHLATVGRLMQHLMCLERYDVIEDTKAELRQDIEFHRKKQSGGHSDLVQGPIDKSSMRIPVYDAFVCYTSEDWPFVEVLVNKLESLGLRLFLPNRDLKAGVLQYSTFYELMEKWCNKTIIVFSPDFLRSQECRVQQRFIESINIEKAQQKLIPVIIKQCALEGTIRMISKINLCDDTSKLAEWGWKKLIESVRCQGNSLFVSAPHSCILPAVPASPAIPASLVVSTMPAPRKLVTAVHTRTHPKDMPDVIAATSSTKSKLGWLRFFGRKKASSVSSDSSGFQSMASPE from the exons ATGCCTGACAGGCCGATTATGGCTTACCCGCGGCTCCCCGAGCCGAGCTCTGCCGAGCTCGCACCAAACAACTTCCAAGACATTCCGATCAGTGCAGTCGGTCTGAAGTGTCGTGCCATACTCGCCATGCGCCTTGATGTGCCACAGCTGCTTCTGGGGCCGTCAGGACATCGTGATTGGCGAGGGTTGGCACTGCTGGTGGGCCTTAGCTGTGACGAGGTGGAGCTGCTGAAGGAACAAGGAAAAAGCCCCACAGCATCTCTCCTGGAACAGTGGGATGCACGGTCAGGCCAGCACCTGGCAACTGTCGGCCGGCTTATGCAGCACCTTATGTGCCTTGAGAGATACGATGTTATTGAAGACACCAAAGCAGAGCTGC GTCAAGACATAGAATTCCACCGAAAAAAGCAATCTGGTGGGCATTCAG ATCTTGTTCAAGGTCCAATAGACAAGTCATCAATGA ggataccagtctacgatgCATTTGTCTGCTACACATCAGAAGATTGGCCCTTTGTTGAGGTGCTGGTCAACAAATTGGAATCCTTGGGTCTACGTCTATTCTTGCCCAACAGAGATCTAAAAGCAGGCGTCCTTCAGTACTCTACATTTTATGAACTCATGGAGAAATG GTGCAATAAAACTATAATCGTGTTTTCACCCGACTTCCTTCGGTCACAAGAGTGTCGTGTGCAGCAAAGGTTCATCGAAAGCATAAACATTG AGAAAGCGCAGCAGAAGCTGATACCAGTCATCATCAAGCAGTGTGCATTGGAGGGCACGATCCGAATGATTTCCAAGATCAACCTCTGTGATGACACTTCTAAGCTAGCCGAGTGGGGCTGGAAGAAACTGATTGAGTCAGTCCGGTGCCAGGGAAACTCGCTGTTCGTCAGTGCACCACACTCTTGCATCTTGCCTGCTGTCCCGGCATCACCCGCGATCCCTGCTTCTCTCGTCGTGAGCACCATGCCCGCACCCAGGAAGCTGGTGACAGCTGTGCACACGAGGACACACCCGAAAGACATGCCGGACGTCATAGCTGCCACAAGTTCAACGAAAAGCAAGCTTGGGTGGCTAAGATTCTTTGGCAGgaaaaaggcgagcagtgtgtcTAGTGATTCGAGTGGTTTCCAGAGCATGGCTTCACCAGAGTGA